A stretch of Fundicoccus culcitae DNA encodes these proteins:
- a CDS encoding ArsR/SmtB family transcription factor, whose translation MDTSTTSPINKEKIQSISKVFKVISDPTRLSILFLLQKEELSVGNIVLALDMEQSAISHQLKILKDSRLVKARREGKSMVYSLDDLHVFSILEQVLTHINEQEQ comes from the coding sequence ATGGATACATCAACAACTTCGCCAATCAATAAAGAGAAGATCCAATCAATAAGCAAAGTATTCAAAGTGATTAGTGACCCTACACGCTTGTCAATTCTCTTTCTTTTACAGAAAGAAGAGCTCAGTGTTGGAAACATTGTGCTTGCATTGGATATGGAACAGTCCGCGATTTCACACCAACTAAAAATATTGAAAGATTCACGTTTAGTGAAGGCAAGAAGAGAAGGGAAAAGCATGGTTTACAGTCTTGATGATCTTCATGTTTTCAGTATTCTCGAACAAGTCTTAACTCATATCAATGAACAAGAACAATAA
- a CDS encoding heavy metal translocating P-type ATPase, giving the protein METIEEQQSQEKHNHNHDHDHEHGKMPIVLYFIGLALAVIALFLNEDYQLMRNILFSIATISAGYHVIILEGLGETIENSKVQKKFMPNSHILMGLAAIGASLMGNFWEGTLLILIFSGAHFLEDYAEGRSKREITKLLEMNPTTARLIQPDGSTKNVDVSELKVGDQLQVLNGDQVPIDGVILSGSTSIDESSINGESIPKEKSKGDDVFGSTINGTGTFTMEVTKENKDTVFSKILQLVNQNQDNQTKAASIIQKFEPKYVTVVLIAIPLFMLLAPFLLDWTWSQSIYRGLVLLVAASPCALAAATVSVTLSTTSNLAKKGVLSKGSSYLSQLADTQAIAFDKTGTLTKGKPEVTNYYFADSVNEENMIDIVVALEKESNHPLADAILRKFEQKNKLTIEVENQIGKGLTGDYKGRNYRIGKPTSFDDVSDEYSRLNNEWSSEGKTVVYVAVDEAVIGLIALMDVPSEHAKETIDYFREQGIHTTLITGDSEMTGKAVAKQLGIDEVIANVMPEDKSRIIDEQKEKYGVVTMVGDGVNDAPALVNADVGIAMGDGTDVAVEVSDLVLMQNDLSKLVQSHNISTKMNRVIWQNVIFSMAVVAFLVVVSFLGLTDIAISVIIHEGSTLVVILNGLRLLRSNSKPIKN; this is encoded by the coding sequence ATGGAAACTATCGAAGAACAACAATCTCAAGAAAAACATAATCACAACCACGACCATGACCATGAACACGGAAAAATGCCAATCGTTTTATACTTTATTGGTTTAGCCTTAGCGGTGATCGCTTTATTTTTGAATGAAGATTATCAGTTAATGCGAAATATTTTATTCTCAATCGCTACAATCAGTGCAGGATATCATGTCATTATTCTTGAAGGCCTTGGAGAAACAATCGAGAACTCCAAAGTTCAAAAAAAGTTCATGCCCAACTCTCACATTTTGATGGGATTAGCGGCCATTGGCGCTTCTTTAATGGGGAATTTTTGGGAAGGTACATTATTGATTCTTATTTTTTCTGGTGCACATTTTTTGGAAGATTATGCAGAAGGAAGAAGTAAACGAGAAATCACGAAATTACTCGAAATGAATCCAACGACTGCCCGGTTAATCCAGCCTGATGGCAGTACAAAAAATGTTGACGTCAGTGAATTAAAAGTGGGAGATCAACTTCAAGTATTGAATGGCGATCAAGTCCCCATTGATGGCGTCATTTTGTCAGGCTCTACGTCCATTGATGAGTCATCTATTAATGGAGAAAGTATCCCAAAAGAGAAGTCCAAAGGAGACGACGTTTTCGGAAGTACAATCAATGGAACAGGTACTTTCACAATGGAAGTCACTAAAGAAAATAAAGATACAGTATTTTCAAAAATTTTACAGTTAGTAAACCAGAACCAAGACAACCAAACAAAAGCTGCGAGTATAATCCAAAAATTTGAACCGAAATACGTTACAGTTGTTTTAATTGCCATTCCGTTATTCATGTTATTGGCTCCTTTTCTCCTAGACTGGACATGGTCACAAAGTATCTATAGAGGATTGGTCCTTTTAGTGGCAGCTTCACCCTGTGCTTTAGCAGCGGCTACTGTATCGGTAACTTTATCGACGACTTCTAACTTGGCCAAAAAAGGCGTCCTTTCAAAAGGTAGTTCTTACCTGTCTCAATTAGCCGATACTCAAGCCATTGCATTTGACAAGACAGGAACCTTGACTAAAGGAAAACCTGAAGTAACCAATTACTATTTTGCTGATTCCGTGAACGAAGAAAACATGATTGATATCGTAGTAGCTCTTGAAAAAGAATCCAATCACCCTTTAGCAGATGCTATTCTAAGAAAGTTTGAGCAAAAAAATAAACTAACTATCGAAGTAGAAAACCAGATCGGCAAAGGATTGACAGGAGATTACAAAGGGAGAAATTATCGTATAGGAAAACCGACTTCGTTTGACGATGTTTCAGATGAATATAGTCGTTTAAATAATGAATGGTCGTCAGAAGGTAAGACGGTCGTATACGTAGCAGTAGATGAGGCTGTTATAGGTCTTATTGCCCTCATGGATGTTCCGAGTGAGCATGCAAAAGAAACCATTGATTATTTCAGAGAACAAGGCATACACACCACATTAATTACTGGTGACTCAGAAATGACGGGTAAAGCAGTCGCTAAACAATTAGGAATAGATGAAGTGATTGCGAATGTCATGCCGGAAGACAAATCCAGAATTATAGACGAACAAAAAGAAAAATACGGTGTAGTTACCATGGTTGGAGACGGAGTGAATGATGCCCCCGCTCTCGTAAACGCAGATGTGGGAATCGCTATGGGAGATGGGACCGATGTGGCAGTAGAGGTATCGGATTTAGTTTTAATGCAAAACGATTTATCCAAATTGGTACAATCTCATAATATATCTACGAAAATGAATCGTGTCATTTGGCAGAATGTTATTTTTTCAATGGCCGTTGTTGCCTTTTTAGTTGTCGTTAGTTTCTTAGGCTTAACGGATATTGCAATCAGTGTCATTATTCATGAAGGAAGTACATTGGTTGTTATTCTGAATGGGCTTCGATTGTTAAGGTCTAATTCTAAGCCTATCAAAAATTAA
- a CDS encoding recombinase family protein has translation MSGYIYGYARVSTRSQELSRQLDLLNEHNCNEILTEKMTGTKANRPQLNRLKDKLRPDDTVIVESFSRLGRSTKDLIDLVNYFEEHNVKLISLKENFDTVTPQGRLMMTVFQAFSQFERDLIVERTKEGLKSARARGRKGGRPPVNQRDIERAIKLYKSEEYSVKEIVEMTGISKSTLYRYLDK, from the coding sequence ATGAGTGGGTATATATATGGGTATGCAAGGGTAAGTACACGATCACAAGAATTGTCTCGTCAGTTGGATTTGCTCAATGAACATAACTGCAACGAAATACTGACCGAAAAAATGACGGGAACCAAAGCTAACCGTCCGCAATTAAATCGGCTGAAAGATAAATTGCGTCCAGATGATACAGTTATCGTGGAAAGCTTCTCTCGTTTGGGGCGCAGCACAAAAGATTTAATTGATCTTGTAAATTACTTTGAAGAACATAATGTAAAGTTGATCAGCTTAAAAGAGAATTTTGATACGGTCACTCCCCAAGGGCGACTTATGATGACTGTGTTTCAAGCATTTAGTCAATTTGAACGAGATTTGATTGTTGAACGCACAAAAGAAGGTTTAAAAAGTGCTCGAGCTAGAGGGCGAAAAGGCGGGCGTCCTCCTGTGAACCAACGAGATATTGAACGAGCAATAAAATTGTACAAAAGTGAGGAATATAGTGTGAAAGAAATTGTTGAGATGACAGGAATCAGCAAGTCAACGCTTTATCGTTACTTGGATAAATAA
- a CDS encoding Mu transposase C-terminal domain-containing protein: MNQELPPLTSYSEELRQNAMDKYQVIAPYLKHEESLSNIAEESGVPKRTLYHWVNQYQQSGLKGLIRRKRSDSGSFKVEENVQEEIKKLIFENKKNTLTSIHRKVCKICKKKNWAPPSYNQVYAIAKNLSPQLKELAHKGKKEYQNNYDLVYRRESYYPNEIWQADHTPLDILVLNEKGKPERPWLTIILDDYSRAVAGYFLSFQAPSAIQTSLVLHQAIWKKSNSDWQICGIPETFYTDHGSDFTSNHLEQVAIDLKINLIFSTVGMPRGRGKIERFFLTINQLFLQDLPGYFGNQNTSNLLTIKEIDEKLARFIIYDYHHRIHATTKQEPIKMWNNSGFLPNLPDSLESLDLLLLNVAKSRKVHSDGIHFQGLRYIDTNLAAYVGETVIIRYDPRDIAEIRVFYKDQYLCTAISPEISDYEVDLKEIVAARNKARKNLENQLHSGNNIAEELISTKQKELDNPVIKKDSKKSKIKRYYND, from the coding sequence ATGAACCAAGAACTTCCTCCATTAACTTCATATTCAGAAGAACTACGACAAAATGCGATGGATAAATATCAAGTGATTGCCCCTTATCTTAAGCATGAAGAAAGTTTGAGTAATATTGCTGAAGAATCAGGGGTTCCAAAAAGAACTTTATACCATTGGGTAAATCAATATCAACAATCAGGGTTGAAAGGATTGATCCGAAGAAAGCGCTCGGATTCAGGAAGCTTTAAAGTAGAAGAAAATGTACAAGAAGAAATTAAAAAGCTTATATTTGAAAACAAAAAAAACACCTTAACTTCTATTCATCGGAAAGTCTGTAAAATTTGTAAAAAGAAAAATTGGGCCCCGCCTAGTTACAATCAAGTATATGCGATTGCTAAAAATCTGTCGCCACAATTAAAGGAACTTGCTCATAAAGGAAAAAAAGAATATCAAAATAATTATGATTTGGTTTATCGTCGTGAGTCTTATTATCCCAATGAAATATGGCAGGCTGACCACACTCCCTTGGATATCCTTGTTTTAAACGAAAAAGGAAAGCCTGAGAGGCCATGGTTAACAATTATTTTAGATGATTATAGCCGAGCAGTTGCAGGGTATTTCCTTAGTTTTCAAGCTCCTTCTGCTATTCAAACTTCTTTAGTTTTACACCAAGCAATATGGAAAAAAAGCAACTCTGATTGGCAAATATGTGGTATACCTGAAACTTTCTATACCGATCACGGAAGTGATTTCACTTCAAATCATTTGGAGCAAGTCGCAATTGATTTAAAAATCAATCTTATTTTTTCTACGGTAGGTATGCCAAGAGGACGGGGGAAAATAGAACGTTTCTTTTTAACAATTAATCAGTTGTTTTTGCAAGATTTACCAGGTTACTTTGGGAATCAAAATACCTCAAATCTTCTTACGATAAAAGAGATTGATGAGAAATTAGCGCGTTTCATTATATATGATTATCACCATAGAATTCATGCCACAACAAAACAAGAGCCTATAAAAATGTGGAATAATTCAGGATTTCTTCCTAATCTACCAGATAGTCTAGAAAGTTTAGATTTATTGTTATTAAATGTTGCAAAATCAAGAAAAGTTCATTCTGACGGCATTCACTTCCAAGGGTTAAGATATATTGACACCAATTTAGCAGCTTATGTAGGTGAAACTGTTATCATTAGATATGATCCAAGAGATATTGCTGAGATCCGTGTATTTTACAAAGACCAATATTTATGCACGGCAATTTCTCCTGAAATTTCTGATTACGAAGTCGATTTAAAAGAGATTGTTGCGGCACGTAATAAGGCACGAAAAAACCTTGAAAATCAGCTCCATTCTGGAAATAATATTGCGGAAGAACTTATTTCAACTAAGCAAAAAGAGTTAGACAACCCTGTAATCAAAAAAGATTCTAAGAAGTCAAAAATTAAGAGGTATTACAATGATTAA
- a CDS encoding AAA family ATPase, translating into MIKTPYFIETKEYKRFVEFCQACIKYKYIGICYGLPGVGKTLSAKQYSNWNWVEKQIDYKKSEEIGMNADEKILEAKTIFYTAPAIRATKMTNEIDMIGGKMGMVKSMYRVLQLGAEEKYSTNVYEEIDLIIIDEIDRLKVQHLEQLRDIYDQKDVAMIFIGMPGIEKRLARYPQLYSRIGFAHEFDRLSKDEIHHILEYKWEELGLSVQLEDFANYEAVTSIIKITSGNFRLIQRLFTQIERILEINNLETITTEVVEAARDSLVIGVK; encoded by the coding sequence ATGATTAAAACACCCTACTTTATTGAAACAAAAGAATATAAACGCTTTGTAGAATTTTGTCAGGCATGTATCAAATACAAATATATCGGAATTTGTTATGGATTACCCGGAGTTGGGAAAACTTTATCCGCTAAGCAATATTCAAATTGGAATTGGGTCGAAAAACAAATTGATTACAAAAAATCGGAAGAAATCGGAATGAATGCAGATGAAAAAATCCTTGAAGCGAAAACAATATTTTACACCGCTCCAGCCATACGGGCGACTAAAATGACGAATGAAATCGATATGATCGGTGGTAAAATGGGTATGGTTAAAAGTATGTATAGAGTTCTTCAGTTAGGAGCAGAAGAAAAATACTCAACGAATGTGTATGAAGAAATTGATCTCATTATTATTGATGAAATAGATCGATTAAAAGTACAGCATTTAGAACAATTAAGAGATATTTATGACCAAAAAGATGTGGCTATGATCTTTATTGGAATGCCGGGTATAGAAAAGCGATTGGCTCGTTATCCTCAACTCTACTCGAGAATAGGTTTTGCCCATGAATTTGACAGATTGAGTAAAGACGAGATCCACCATATTCTGGAATACAAATGGGAAGAGTTAGGATTATCTGTCCAACTGGAAGATTTTGCTAATTATGAAGCTGTCACTAGTATTATTAAAATTACCAGTGGAAACTTTCGACTTATCCAAAGACTTTTCACCCAAATCGAAAGAATATTAGAAATCAATAACCTTGAAACTATCACGACAGAAGTAGTGGAAGCTGCACGAGATAGTTTAGTCATTGGAGTAAAATAA
- a CDS encoding ABC transporter permease gives MSENNTNKEVNSEVTDNKTKKVVKRPIGGGTPLAAAEKPDDFMGSISRIVKEILQQKWLMSVVLISSVISVILSTMGPRILGQATTELFNGVVAQLQGTGRIDFSRIGNILLFVLAIYFISALFSALEGYIMTTVTENVTYSLRQRLLAKINRMPMKYFESRPYGEVLSRITNDIDTLGGGLSQSITQILTSVLTMLGITYMMFSINVLMALIVLVVLPVSIFLIRFLMKRSQKFFQRQQRSLGIINGQIEEVFAGQNIVKAFNQEEKTLEIFTKENDELKDSAWKSQFFSGIMCKLWFYFALTSSAMLH, from the coding sequence TTGTCTGAAAATAACACCAACAAAGAAGTAAATTCAGAAGTGACGGATAATAAGACGAAGAAAGTCGTCAAACGACCGATCGGTGGTGGGACACCCTTGGCTGCTGCTGAAAAACCTGACGATTTTATGGGGAGCATTAGCCGAATTGTTAAGGAAATCCTTCAACAAAAATGGTTGATGTCAGTGGTTTTGATTTCATCCGTCATCTCAGTTATTTTAAGTACGATGGGACCGCGTATTTTAGGACAGGCAACAACCGAATTGTTTAATGGTGTTGTTGCACAATTACAAGGAACAGGTAGGATTGATTTTTCGCGAATCGGTAATATTTTACTGTTCGTATTAGCTATCTATTTCATAAGTGCGCTATTTTCGGCCTTAGAAGGCTATATTATGACGACCGTAACGGAAAATGTTACCTACAGCTTGAGACAAAGACTGCTTGCTAAAATTAATCGTATGCCAATGAAATATTTTGAATCCCGTCCCTATGGGGAAGTTTTATCGCGGATAACTAACGACATCGATACCTTAGGCGGTGGCTTGAGTCAAAGTATCACGCAAATTTTAACCTCGGTCTTAACCATGCTTGGAATTACTTATATGATGTTTAGCATCAATGTTTTGATGGCCTTGATTGTGTTAGTCGTTCTACCGGTTAGTATATTTTTGATTCGTTTTCTAATGAAACGCTCACAAAAGTTCTTCCAAAGGCAACAAAGATCGTTAGGGATTATTAATGGTCAAATCGAAGAAGTCTTTGCAGGACAAAACATCGTTAAAGCTTTCAACCAAGAAGAAAAAACGTTAGAAATTTTTACGAAAGAAAATGATGAACTGAAAGATTCAGCTTGGAAGTCACAATTTTTCTCAGGGATTATGTGTAAATTATGGTTTTATTTCGCACTAACTTCAAGCGCTATGTTGCACTAA
- a CDS encoding ABC transporter ATP-binding protein: MKNLFRQLQPHWRAIIIIIIFHIFHAYTILLLPEYTSKLIDVGIQNQGFSEAAPLAMTSQMYNLLMQITLPEESDVLETYYHLDEEGHYRLESDIIEQPDQMSFIGSHLELPLAIYQISQEMSQEQINTMTNQVDFASLDIETIRDQLSEQLASLGDSTIHNAAMQAVASQHQATNIDTNQYQQRYLLREGSMMVFVSLLSVVFALVSHYFSATVGAAIGHRLRENIFAKVLQFSQKEVDRFSTASLITRSTNDIQQIQLVMTLFLRVILFSPVMAIGGILHVIRTGASMSWIVGLAVTLVVLMVGLLLYLTMPRFKQLQELIDRVNLIAREILTGLQVIRAFGRQDFEGERFDSANVKLRDTYLYVGRIMSLMMPIMLLIMNGISVLIIWVGGHHIADGNMQVGELTAYINYTMQIIFSFLMFSMMGMQIPRSIVASDRVYEVLDAEISIHDQAEPVLLEEPKGLVHFENVAFRYEGADENILEGITFTAEPGKTTAIIGSTGSGKSTLLHLLLRFYDVSKGSIAIDGVDIREMSLKQLRDLIGFVPQKGVLFSGTIQSNVAYGDSDLSVDKMEEAADIAHATEFIDEKAEGYQSTIAQGGSNVSGGQKQRLSIARAIAKQPKIFLFDDSFSALDYRTDASLRKALAEKIQDATVIIVAQRISTVLNADQIIVLEEGRIVGKGDHLELMESSQVYREIASSQLSQTEIDRQKESINRERLEEASGLV, encoded by the coding sequence ATGAAAAATTTATTTCGTCAGTTACAGCCTCATTGGAGGGCTATTATCATAATCATTATTTTCCATATTTTTCATGCTTATACTATTTTACTATTACCTGAATATACTTCCAAACTTATTGACGTTGGAATTCAAAATCAGGGTTTTAGTGAGGCAGCTCCTCTAGCAATGACTTCGCAGATGTACAATCTATTAATGCAAATTACTTTGCCTGAAGAAAGTGACGTATTAGAAACCTATTACCATCTCGATGAGGAAGGTCATTACCGTTTAGAGAGTGACATAATCGAACAACCCGATCAAATGTCTTTCATCGGCTCACATTTAGAATTGCCTTTAGCTATTTATCAAATAAGCCAAGAGATGAGTCAAGAACAAATTAATACGATGACGAATCAAGTGGACTTTGCTTCACTCGATATTGAAACTATACGCGATCAACTTTCAGAACAATTGGCTTCTTTAGGTGATTCTACGATACATAATGCTGCGATGCAGGCGGTCGCTAGTCAACATCAAGCGACGAATATCGATACCAATCAGTATCAGCAGCGGTATTTATTAAGAGAGGGCAGTATGATGGTGTTTGTATCGCTCTTATCGGTTGTTTTCGCTTTAGTATCGCATTATTTTTCAGCAACTGTCGGTGCGGCAATTGGCCATCGTTTGCGAGAAAATATTTTTGCAAAGGTACTGCAGTTTTCGCAAAAGGAAGTGGATCGATTCTCTACGGCATCACTGATAACACGTAGCACCAATGATATTCAACAAATTCAATTAGTTATGACTTTGTTTTTACGCGTTATTTTGTTTTCACCGGTTATGGCCATAGGAGGTATCTTGCATGTCATTCGTACCGGCGCGTCCATGTCATGGATTGTTGGCTTAGCCGTTACGCTAGTTGTATTAATGGTAGGGCTCTTGTTGTATTTAACGATGCCGCGCTTTAAGCAATTACAGGAATTAATTGACCGTGTGAATTTGATTGCGCGTGAAATTTTGACGGGCTTGCAAGTTATTCGAGCCTTTGGTCGTCAAGATTTTGAAGGAGAACGCTTTGATTCAGCTAATGTGAAATTGCGGGATACTTATTTGTATGTCGGACGGATTATGTCTTTAATGATGCCGATTATGTTGTTAATTATGAATGGAATCTCGGTCTTGATTATTTGGGTTGGAGGGCATCATATTGCAGATGGAAACATGCAAGTGGGGGAGTTAACGGCCTATATAAATTATACGATGCAAATTATCTTTTCGTTTTTAATGTTCTCAATGATGGGTATGCAAATTCCACGTTCGATTGTTGCTTCTGATCGTGTGTATGAAGTATTGGATGCCGAAATTTCGATTCATGATCAAGCAGAGCCAGTGCTATTAGAAGAACCAAAAGGCCTCGTTCATTTTGAAAATGTAGCCTTTAGATATGAGGGGGCGGACGAAAATATTTTAGAAGGGATTACTTTTACCGCTGAACCGGGTAAAACAACCGCCATTATAGGCAGTACGGGGAGTGGTAAATCGACTTTATTACATCTTCTTTTACGCTTTTATGATGTTTCTAAAGGAAGTATTGCCATCGATGGTGTGGATATACGTGAGATGAGCTTAAAACAATTACGTGATTTAATCGGATTTGTTCCACAAAAAGGGGTTTTATTCTCAGGGACCATTCAAAGTAATGTGGCGTATGGGGATAGCGATTTAAGTGTTGATAAGATGGAAGAAGCGGCTGACATAGCGCATGCGACGGAATTTATTGATGAGAAAGCGGAGGGTTATCAGTCAACGATTGCCCAAGGTGGTAGCAATGTCTCTGGTGGTCAAAAACAACGCTTGTCAATAGCGCGTGCGATTGCCAAACAACCAAAGATTTTCTTATTTGATGATAGTTTTTCTGCCTTGGATTATCGAACAGATGCTTCCTTGCGTAAAGCTTTAGCTGAAAAAATTCAAGACGCAACGGTAATTATTGTCGCGCAACGAATTAGTACGGTTTTAAATGCTGATCAAATTATCGTCTTAGAAGAAGGACGTATTGTGGGTAAAGGTGATCATTTAGAATTAATGGAATCCTCGCAAGTTTACCGGGAAATTGCCAGTTCCCAATTATCACAAACAGAAATTGACCGTCAAAAAGAAAGCATCAATCGAGAACGTTTAGAGGAGGCGAGTGGACTTGTCTGA
- a CDS encoding MarR family winged helix-turn-helix transcriptional regulator — translation MKYEEYGEQIQQMNHKMHNLRVKYYDLIKEMPHSEYVILHRLEKIKDESVALNVTQLAKELKLTAPAISRTVKALVDKEWVVRTEDADDRRASYLSLTPKGEQEYGKMKRKLMDFMLQVYQRIQDKDLEHYIMVGNQIIDAMQDIYQDSLSQSNESLEGVRE, via the coding sequence TTGAAATATGAAGAATATGGTGAACAAATCCAACAAATGAATCATAAAATGCATAATTTACGAGTTAAATATTATGATTTAATTAAAGAAATGCCACATAGTGAGTATGTTATCTTGCATCGTTTAGAGAAAATCAAGGATGAATCGGTTGCTTTGAATGTCACCCAACTGGCTAAAGAATTAAAACTAACGGCACCGGCTATTTCGCGAACAGTGAAAGCGCTGGTTGATAAAGAATGGGTTGTGCGTACGGAAGATGCAGATGATCGGCGTGCTAGCTATTTAAGTTTGACACCCAAGGGTGAACAAGAATATGGCAAAATGAAACGTAAATTAATGGATTTTATGTTGCAAGTGTATCAGAGGATTCAGGATAAAGATTTAGAACATTATATTATGGTAGGGAATCAAATCATCGATGCTATGCAAGACATTTATCAAGATTCGCTGAGTCAGTCAAATGAATCGTTAGAAGGAGTTAGAGAATGA
- a CDS encoding RNA polymerase factor sigma-54, with amino-acid sequence MTNSDQEHNIVLEDKDVKIFEGLSQLDIAVNEQLLDILDLNAEQLTYYLEDAILDNPFIDLDYALESFLGKNAQSIPEPNIRGVESQLPTSPQSLSVFLFEQIMMFRQTEIRDVMVRLVDYLDDNGYLPYTYQELAKEIEASSEMVVLDAMTLIKSLEPAGVGAYDLQESLMLQTERDLHAPDVAYYLLEEFYNEITEKDYVEIQQKSDITLDEIKQSVNYYHTLRPAPATLFDRQAKINLIPDVTLQVKNDQLALRYNRQYYPKITFNQTYYEEMQREPDVTLKAYIEPKKTAYLDLTNNLRKREHLILEVVKEIILHQSDFFFKGETEKKPLMIKDLATSTRLSEPIIKLIVTNKNIQFNQTVMPLTDFINVATHEGRGGLTAKKIKEIILDFLKDAPATMTDHEVVDELAKQKVIISERLINNYRKQL; translated from the coding sequence ATGACAAATTCAGATCAAGAACACAACATTGTGCTTGAAGACAAAGATGTAAAAATTTTTGAAGGATTATCTCAATTGGATATTGCTGTCAATGAGCAATTATTGGATATTTTAGATTTAAATGCCGAGCAATTAACGTATTATTTGGAAGATGCCATCTTAGATAATCCATTCATTGATTTAGATTATGCGCTCGAATCATTCTTGGGAAAAAATGCCCAATCTATTCCAGAACCTAATATTAGAGGCGTTGAATCCCAACTGCCTACATCACCTCAAAGTTTATCGGTCTTTTTATTTGAGCAAATAATGATGTTTCGTCAAACAGAAATAAGAGATGTGATGGTACGGCTCGTTGACTATCTTGATGATAATGGTTATTTGCCCTATACCTACCAAGAATTAGCCAAAGAAATTGAAGCTTCATCTGAAATGGTTGTCCTGGATGCAATGACTCTAATTAAAAGTTTAGAGCCTGCAGGTGTTGGTGCATATGATCTACAAGAAAGTCTAATGTTACAAACAGAGCGTGATTTACACGCACCGGATGTGGCGTATTATTTATTAGAGGAATTTTATAATGAAATTACTGAAAAAGATTATGTAGAGATTCAACAAAAGTCAGATATTACGTTAGATGAAATAAAACAATCGGTGAATTATTATCATACCTTGCGTCCTGCCCCAGCCACCTTATTTGACAGACAAGCCAAAATCAATTTAATCCCTGATGTGACTTTACAGGTTAAAAATGATCAGTTGGCTTTGCGCTATAATCGTCAATATTATCCGAAGATTACCTTTAATCAAACATACTATGAAGAGATGCAAAGGGAACCTGATGTGACTTTGAAGGCGTATATCGAACCTAAAAAAACGGCTTATTTGGATTTGACTAATAACTTACGTAAACGTGAGCATTTAATTCTAGAAGTCGTTAAAGAAATCATCCTTCATCAAAGTGATTTCTTTTTTAAAGGGGAAACGGAAAAGAAACCTTTAATGATAAAAGATTTAGCGACATCAACGCGTTTATCTGAACCGATTATTAAGTTGATTGTTACGAATAAAAATATACAATTTAATCAAACAGTTATGCCCTTAACCGATTTTATTAACGTAGCCACGCATGAAGGTCGCGGTGGTTTAACAGCCAAGAAGATTAAGGAAATTATTCTGGATTTCTTAAAAGATGCCCCCGCTACCATGACGGATCATGAAGTTGTTGATGAACTTGCTAAGCAAAAAGTGATTATTAGCGAACGTTTAATTAATAATTATCGTAAACAATTGTGA